A window of Calliopsis andreniformis isolate RMS-2024a chromosome 3, iyCalAndr_principal, whole genome shotgun sequence contains these coding sequences:
- the LOC143188937 gene encoding serine/threonine-protein phosphatase 5-like, whose amino-acid sequence MSSTREAEVQSLKERGNACVKEQKYEEAMFHYTHAIKLDPQNYSLYSNRSFAFLKMRQYHFAMEDALMTIQLKPDWTKGYFRKAEVESQTFRFSEALQSYNKALSLQPNEPTILEAMNRVSRLLIKDKRADQQIPWLGAGVGIILGVIVVIADYVFTNKPTLTHPLLMALLTISIAMLGFGIAKGFRYFVKCQRKSLLEPPVDLFGDSKDELDDIEADMNNEKDKHAKYSKAQARQRFKKGKS is encoded by the exons ATGTCGAGCACGCGAGAAGCAGAG GTCCAGAGCCTCAAAGAACGAGGGAATGCATGTGTCAAAGAACAAAAATATGAAGAGGCTATGTTTCATTACACACATGCGATCAAACTGGATCCACAAAACTATTCGTTGTACAGCAACAGATCATTTGCTTTTTTGAAAATGAGACAATATCATTTTGCAATGGAAGATGCTCTAATGACAATTCAATTGAAGCCTGATTGGACCAAG GGTTATTTTAGGAAGGCTGAAGTAGAATCACAAACATTTCGTTTTAGTGAAGCCCTTCAATCTTATAATAAGGCTTTATCGCTTCAACCAAATGAACCAACTATTCTAGAAGCAATGAATAGAGTATCTAGATTACTAATTAAAGATAAAAGAG CTGATCAACAAATACCTTGGCTCGGAGCTGGGGTTGGTATCATACTTGGAGTAATAGTTGTAATTGCTGATTATGTTTTTACGAACAAACCTACATTAACG CATCCACTTTTGATGGCCTTGTTGACAATATCTATAGCAATGCTAGGTTTTGGCATTGCAAAGGGATTTCGTTATTTCGTAAAGTGCCAAAGAAAATCGCTCTTGGAACCACCGGTGGACCTCTTTGGTGATAGTAAAGATGAGTTAGATGATATTGAGGCCGACATGAACAATGAAAAGGATAAACATGCGAAATATAGTAAAGCTCAAGCACGACAGAGATTCAAAAAGGGAAAATCGTAG